From the Vulpes vulpes isolate BD-2025 chromosome 15, VulVul3, whole genome shotgun sequence genome, the window TCCATTTTCTCCCAGCTGTAGAGGAGGGGGACAGGAGTGTTGTCGTTAGAGGGCACCCTAGGCCCTTGAactgcctgggtttgagtctTGGTTTCTCTTCCACTTCCAAACTGTGAATTCGGACACTTTATGTCCCTGATCCTGAGCACACAGGGATTTGGGAGACAGCCTCGGCTTGCATCCTGAGTCCTATAACCTTGAGTCCTCTTTTCCTCAtgagtaaaaaaggaaatataataccTGCCTCATAAGATCATTATGAGgatatgaggattaaatgagttaatgtttgtaaagaacttataacactgggtgttacatagtttttttttttttttttgagagcatgTTTTTAACTTCTAGAATCTGTTAAATACCGCACACAGCACAGTTCACTGTTAGCTGTTTACCTGTGGGTCTTACTTGCGCTCCATTTGCTATGAAGGGCAGAACACGTTCAACCCATCTCTGGCCCCGGCCTCAGACTGACTCCTGGTTTGGTGCACAGTGCACGGCTACTGACTGAGCACCTTCCAGGTAGTGGGCACCAGCTGTATTTATTATGGCCACTCACCAACGAGGCTGGCGAGGCCAAGAGGCTGCCCAAAGGTACACAGCAATACAACGAAGAGTGAAGATTCGAACACAAGTGTGTGAATCAAACTCCGCGTTCGGATGCAAAAGTAACCCGGCTCAGCTAAGCGCGGTTATGCAAATGGCCTGTGAATAACTGCGGCACCCGGGCGGCGCGGCGGCTCTCGGACGCCACGGCGGGCACGAGTCAAGTCCCGCCGCCTCCGGGCGCTTACGTGCGCTCCGTGACCGCCGCGGCTGACGAGCGGCCGCCGGCCGAGACCGCATGCGCCCTGGCGCCCTCGAGCGCGCCCCTCCCCCCGGCGGCCGCAGCGCGGTCCCCGGGCGCATGCGCACACCCGGCGGGCGGAGGGCGGCCCCGAGCGAGGGGAAAGATTTGGGCGAGCGAGTGCGCGGGAGCCGGGCGGCGGGGTGCGATCGCGCAGGCGCGGCTGGGGCCGGGCAGGGACTCCGGAATCTCGGCTAGCCCCGGTCCGCATCGCACGCCGAGCCGCCGCCATGGCCGCGTACAAGCTGGTGCTGATCCGGCACGGCGAGAGCGCTTGGAACCTGGAGAACCGCTTCAGCGGCTGGTACGACGCCGACCTGAGCCCGGCGGGGCACGAGGAGGCGAAGCGCGGCGGGCAGGCGCTGCGAGGTGCGGAGCGGGCCGGGCTTGTGGGTGGGGGCTGCGGAGGCCCCGGCGCGCGCCGCTCGGTGGCGGGCGCCGCTGGTGGGGGCCGCCGGGCTcgcccccgcgccctcccggGCGGGGGGCGACCTTGGGTTTCAGCTCCCGGGCAATTTATTTTGCAATTGACCAAATGGGCCCAGAttgcggggggtgggagggtcgacttgctcaaggtcatccGGTGGAGTGAGGGGCCGCGCCGGGAAGAGGACCGGGGGGCCGTCGGCCCGGAACGCACAGCGTTCTCCACGACACCACCTTGggaaattcttccattttctagTCGGAGGATGTAGTAACTCGGTGACGGGTTATTACGTTGGATGCCCGGTGTCTCCAGCAGCCCTAACCGAGCCTTTTCCAGAGGCGGCCGCGGATTCTTGCGAAGCGTCAGGCCACACGCTTTTTCTGGCTGTGGGGGAGTAACACGGCGCCGGGGGGCCCTACGGGCCTCAGAAATCCACGTACTTACGTAGGCCTTTGCTATTCAGCATCCCCCAAATCCTTCGTCCAAAATGCATCTACAAGTGTGATTGAgcgaatgaatgaaggaaggagggaaggatttGAGTTGATCCTGTGCACGATTCCATAAAGTAGATTTTATCCCCCTCCTTTCTGTCCCTCTTTATGGTTGGCAACAGTGAGAATTGTTACAGATGACTCGTTCAAGGTCGTATCTTTTTATTCCTAGTCCATCCCGCTTGCTTCAGTTGTGGGTTGGGTAACAGGTAGAAGCTGGGCAAAGGTGGAAGTGGTGGCAGTGAGATAAACTCGCCTTACCCAGGCGTGCCTCGCTTTGGGGGGTAGCTCTCTGTGGTTCTGGAATGCTTTTATAAGGAGGCATTCTCAGCTGCCAGCAACTTGGAGAATTTCTCGGGTCTGAGGAGCTGCTTCCATTGATGATTAGGGCAGATCCCGCCCTGCTGCCTTCTAACCTCTGGACATAGAAGCAGCCTTTTAAAAGGGTCATTGATGCCTGATGTGGAAGAGGCATTTGACCTCATGTTACTCTAGCTTCTTGCCTTCACTGTAGATCCTTTGAAATTAAGCAAAGTTTTGGAAAGTGTGGGAAATGTAATCCTGCTGGCTGTGTGCATGAGTGCTTTGGGATGGCCTGGTGTGACTTACATTAGGAGAGGCTGGGAAAGGGAAGGTGCTGGTGAAGGAGGCCATTTTCTCTCCTGTCTGGCAGGAAGAACTGTATGGTCTGTGGTGGTTTGCTGAGGTCTAGCCCAGGACAAAGATAATTTCAGCTGTACCCTAAAACACCAATGAAATGGTCAAACCTTAACAGAGCCTATTTCAGGtgttttaagtttaattttagtaatctctacacccacagtGGGGCTCAGTCAGACCCTGAGATAAAGAATCACATGCTTTTGTGACTAAGCCAGCCCCCCTCTTTTAAAGTAAATGTTGGTAGCATTAGTTAGAAAAATCTCGCTTAAAATCTTAGTATCTGTTATGGACATcacaaatgattttattaaaaaagactaaaagcaGAAATATGAATGGTGAAGACCATTATGAATAATGTAAGAAACCTAAAGTAAATAGATTcttcagagctttttttttttttaagatgttatttgagagagaccgtGAGAGAAGCACATAAgtagggggggagagagagagagagagagagagagggagagggagaagcagactcccctgctgagcagggagcccaacttggggctttaCCCCCAAGGATAAAGGATTGTGCACTAAGaggaaggcagacgcccaactgattgagccacccaggtgcccctcttaagTGCAAATCATAGTAGGGTTTATAACCTCTTGAATTGTTTCAGGAAGAAGCTAGTGAGAAGTGTTTCCCCATGCCATCTTCTCTCTGGGGGAGGATGAGGTCCACACCACATCATAGACCCCAACCCTGGGAGTGTCCTAGCCTATGCTTTTATTTAATGGGCAAGTTAACGGAAGAGGCCTTAAGAGTTCTCTGGTTAAGAATCCCAAGGGGAACTAGTTTTCTCCTTGGGGACCTATTTGTACATCCAGCGGGAGGACCTCCATTGCAAGTGGAAATAATTGCAATGAAACAGCCAAATTGCAATGAAACAGCCAGTAGCTTTTCAGCATGGGAGATGAGGCTTGCACTTTGGATGGTTGCTTCCCAGTGACTCAGCCTTTTATTGGGGAGGGAGCCATTCCTCCCCTGAGTTAGGGAGGAGATGGTAATAGAGTCTACTAGGATTTGTCTTGAGGCTCAGTGATAAGATTTGTCATCTTTTCCTCTGTGGTTACTGTAGTGATGGGTTTCCTGGTGATTAATTGTCCCTTCCCCCATCAGCATAGTTCTTATAGGTCTCATTCTCAGTTGAATGACTGGCAGGAGAATTCACTTCACGTTGCATTAATTACTGTTGGCAATCTCAATATGAGGCAATACCCAGGAAGGTTTGTGCCGAATTTCAAAGAGGGGCTTGTAGCCTCATGGAGGAAAACACTACATAAAGAAAGGGCCATCTCCGTATTAAAGTGGGAGGGGGAATAATCTGTCATGAAATATGAAGATGAATTGTTGGTTGGGGCAACATAACTCTTGATTACCACCCCTTAGTAAATAACTACTGTGTATGGAGgattcatttataaatgaatcaGAGCACAGCATTTGCTCTTTCTGCTCTTTATCCAGAGAGTGGTTTCTCCTAAACTTAGTCCGGCAGTTGACCTAAGTAGGTACAGGCTGGCACTTGACTATAGCAGAAAGAAACTGGATTAAGAGATTGTGGTGTGATCTCCACTCCATagtgaaaatataatttcaggCAACAAACTGATATTTTAATCAGCATCCTCTAAGAGCTCTTGCTGTGTCCTGATTGTTAggaatttaaaatctatttcccCTAGACAAGAAGTCAGGACTGAAATATATTAGTAATTATTGGTCAGAAGTGACTgttttaactaaaatataaacaTCCAGATCCTTAGGGGTTAGGAAAGTATGGCAGGAGCTAGAAACGGTAGTTATGAATTGGATTTTTGGGGGATCATACAGCCTGGGTTTTAATCTCTCATGTATAAGCTGTGACCTTAGATGATTTGCTTAACTCTAGAATGGGTTGTAATGACTGTTATAAAGACAAAACAGAATTGTCCGGTGTATTTACAGATTGTAAGCCCTCTGTAAATATTGGCTATAAAGAAATTCCAAGTTTTTAAGCAtccttttcttgaaataaatgaagcagaaaTAAGTTCTTAAAATGGGCTTAAGCTCACAGCATTCTGGGATTTAGGATAAGCAGCACAGATGGCACAGATTAGCTACTTGACAATATGTTTAGGTCTTGGGTTAGATAAGTTATTGTAAAACCCACTGGGAGCCATGTTGTCAACTAGAACATAAATCAAGTTTTACCTTCCATGAAGGTGCAATAATCTTTCCTTGCTAGAGTATACAGACTAGTTAAACGTATATGTGAGAAAATTCTGATTCCAGAGTGGACCTGATTAACTTATCACTTTGAACTTATGATTCCCAGATGCTGGCTATGAGTTTGATATCTGCTTCACCTCAGTGCAGAAGAGAGCAATTCGGACTCTCTGGACAGTGCTGGATGCCATTGACCAAATGTGGCTGCCAGTAGTGAGGACTTGGCGCCTCAATGAGCGGCACTATGGGGGTCTGACTGGCCTCAATAAAGCAGAAACTGCTGCCAAGCATGGTGAGGCCCAGGTAAAGATCTGGAGGCGTTCCTATGATGTTCCACCACCTCCAATGGAACCTGACCATCCCTTCTACAGCAACATCAGTAAGGTATGTATGGACAAAATAGGGGTTTGGTTCACTCCACCTAGGACCGTGGATTAGAACCCTGGCCACGAGCTTTTTATTAGTATCTGCCTAGTCCCATTGAGCTTATAATGATAGTGTTAATTGTAATTCCTCTTTTCCAAGGAATGACCTTCACTTGTTAAAAGATTTAGTTGATAGTTCTTTATCTAAGAATATATCTCCTTTTTTATATCTCCACTGATCTCCTTTATAAAATCCATCCATAGTTGTTGGGCTTTCCTAAGCCAAGTGCAAGATTAAGTGAATTGGGAAGagccttgtgctttttttttctcttagtttctttTGAATGATTAATCTTCCCAATAGTGGGTAATGGTGGTAGGAAGAGCAGCAAGATAGTAATTATCCCCTTTGCCAAATGCTCAGCTCCATTCTTTGCCCTTGTGAGAGACTTTCATCCATCACTTTGACCCCTCAGGGGATGAGGAGTGGGCAGGACAGATGCAACTGCTACTAATTGGTGagtatggatttttttgttgtttaggaTCGCCGGTATGCAGACCTCACTGAAGATCAGCTACCCTCCTGTGAGAGTCTGAAGGATACCATTGCCAGAGCTCTGCCGTTTTGGAATGAAGAAATAGTTCCCCAGATCAAGGAGGGGAAGCGAGTACTGATTGCAGCCCATGGCAATAGCCTTCGGGGCATTGTCAAGCATCTGGAgggtatgtacatt encodes:
- the PGAM1 gene encoding phosphoglycerate mutase 1 — protein: MAAYKLVLIRHGESAWNLENRFSGWYDADLSPAGHEEAKRGGQALRDAGYEFDICFTSVQKRAIRTLWTVLDAIDQMWLPVVRTWRLNERHYGGLTGLNKAETAAKHGEAQVKIWRRSYDVPPPPMEPDHPFYSNISKDRRYADLTEDQLPSCESLKDTIARALPFWNEEIVPQIKEGKRVLIAAHGNSLRGIVKHLEGLSEEAIMELNLPTGIPMVYELDKNLKPIKPMQFLGDEETVRKAMEAVAAQGKAKK